ATCCGTTCAACCTCATCTTTCTCAAAACATTGACCACAATGTTCTTTCTCCACCAACAAACCTATTTCTGACTTTTTGGGAGCAATACACAACAAGGGTGAACCAACAGATAGAATATTGTAAGTCTTACTAGGTACACTAACAAATGCTGTATCCTCCGTCAATGTCACAACAGACAAATCAGCCGCACACAGTGAATACTTCATTTTATTTGCTGGTTGCCAATCTAAAAACGTGCAATTACTTAGATTATATTGGTTTGCCAAATCCATTAATTGAGATTTCTTTCCGCCATTACCTATAATCATAAAATAAATGTCCTTAGTCTCCTTAAGTTTACGAGCTAATTCCAATATAATCTCAACATTATGTGTATAACCGATATTACCAGAATACATAATTACAAATTTCCCTTGTAATCCATGCTCTTGTATAAAAGGATTATCTCTTTTAAGAATTGGAGTCTGAGAATTTGTAGAACTCCAATTGGGTATTACTCGGACCAAAGATTCATCTACATATTGTTTTAATAACTCCTTCATTCCACCACTCAAGGTAAAAATTCGTATGGCATTTTTATATAACCTTACATTAATTTTCGCCCAAAATTTATAAATTAAAGTATCAGATGATATCTTCATATTTCTAAGTGCATCTGGATAAATATCATATACAATAATTATATATTGATTATTCAATAACAAAGATGCAAAATAGGTAATAGGCGGATTAGTAACATAAACAACCAAAGCATTTGGAAACTTAAATAATAAAACAAATAATATTTGCATAAAACCAACAATCCAAGTAAGAATCCTCATAAAGACAGACGATTTATTATAAGATATTATCTTACATACTTTAGCGTCAGAAGACAATTTTCGATCATATTCTTCCACCCTTCCCGTTATGAGTGTTACATCTTTATAAACCTTACAGTATGCATTAACAATATCAACTGTCAAATAACCTGTTGACTGATTTATTATAACCACTTTATTTATATTCATTTTCATCTTAAATCAACGCCTAGCTTTGTCAATACCATACAGCAGTACAAATCAATCAATTTTATTTAATGTAACTTTTCCGATACAACTTCCTCACAAAACTCATGTCATGGGCT
The nucleotide sequence above comes from Bacteroides intestinalis DSM 17393. Encoded proteins:
- a CDS encoding glycosyltransferase family 4 protein — translated: MNINKVVIINQSTGYLTVDIVNAYCKVYKDVTLITGRVEEYDRKLSSDAKVCKIISYNKSSVFMRILTWIVGFMQILFVLLFKFPNALVVYVTNPPITYFASLLLNNQYIIIVYDIYPDALRNMKISSDTLIYKFWAKINVRLYKNAIRIFTLSGGMKELLKQYVDESLVRVIPNWSSTNSQTPILKRDNPFIQEHGLQGKFVIMYSGNIGYTHNVEIILELARKLKETKDIYFMIIGNGGKKSQLMDLANQYNLSNCTFLDWQPANKMKYSLCAADLSVVTLTEDTAFVSVPSKTYNILSVGSPLLCIAPKKSEIGLLVEKEHCGQCFEKDEVERMICYINRLVEDKEYKACLAKNALNAASHYTYKNADQYIVL